Proteins co-encoded in one Medicago truncatula cultivar Jemalong A17 chromosome 8, MtrunA17r5.0-ANR, whole genome shotgun sequence genomic window:
- the LOC120577490 gene encoding uncharacterized protein, translated as MDYLEQENRVLREEMTVMQTRMDEMAELIKTMAETQTQAQAQIQAQAQALAQAQTQAQAVTEAQARSQAPPPPPPIRTQAEASSSWTLCADTPTQSAPQRSAPWFPPFTAGEIFRPITCEAQMPTHQYTAQVPLPAMRVTPATMTYSAPVIHTVPQTEEPIFHSGNVEAYEEVNDLREKYDELRRDMKALREKGKFGKTAYDLCLVPSVQVPHKFKIPDFEKYKGSSCPEEHLKMYVRRMPAYAQDDQILIYYFQESLTGPASKWYTNLDKTRVQTFRDLCEAFVEQYSYNVDMTPDRSDLQAMTQGDKETFKEYAQRWRDTAAQVSPRIEEKEMTKLFLKTLNHFYYKKMVGSTPKSFAEMVGMGVQLEEGVREGRLVKNTTPASGTKKTGNHFPRKKEQEVGMVTHGGPQQTYPAYQHIAAITPTSHPFQQTNNHPQIPQYPQIPQYPQFPQNPSPQNVQPQNVQQQNFQQQPYQQQLYQQQPYQQYPYQQYPQQNFQQQPYQQRPQQPRPPRMPINPIPVTYAELLPGLLKKNLVQTRTAPPIPEKLPSWYRLDQTCDFHEGGRGHNIETCYAFKSTVQRLINDGKITFTDSAPNVQTNPLPNHGAATVNMIEDCQKTRPIQDVQHIRTPLVPLHAKLCKVDLFEHDHDLCEICLMNSRGCQKVRNDIQGLLDRGELVVERKCDDVCVITPEGPLEVFYDSRKSTITPLVICLPGPLPYASEKAIPYKYNATMIEEGREVPIPPLSSVDNIVEDSRVLRNGRVVPIVFPKKIDATINKEVRTKDAGIAKEVDQPNGAGTNAEFDEILKLIKKSEYKVVDQLMQTPSKISIMSLLLNSEAHKDALMKVLEQAFVDYDVTVGQFGGIVGNITACNNLSFSDEELPAEGRNHNRALHISVNCKTDALSNVLVDTGSSLNVLSKTTYTQLAYQGAPLRQSGVMVKAFDGSRKDVLGEVVLPITVGPQVFQVNFQVMDIQASYSCLLGRPWIHEAGAVTSTLHQKLKFVKNGKLVTVNGEEALLVSHLSSFSFIGADDAEGTPFQGFTIEDKNTQKNEASISSLKDAQKVIQAGGSTSWGKLIELPENKHREGLGFFPSTSLSTAKKGTFHSSGFIHAIIEDDPESVPRGFITPGVSSHNWVAIDVPFVAHLLEIDEPVEQHNPMISPNFEFPVYEAEEEENEEIPDEISRLLEQEKKTIQPYGDELEVINLGTKEDKKEIKVGASLETSVKKQVIELLKEYVDVFAWSYQDMPGLDTDIVVHHLPLKPECPPVKQKLRRTRPDMALKIKEEVQKQIDAGFLITSNYPQWLANIVPVPKKDGKVRMCVDYRDLNKASPKDDFPLPHIDVLVDSTAKSKVFSFMDGFSGYNQIKMAPEDREKTSFITPWGTFCYKVMPFGLINAGATYQRGMTTLFHDMIHKEIEVYVDDMIVKSVTEEDHVKYLQKMFQRLRKYKLRLNPNKCTFGVRSGKLLGFIVSQKGIEVDPDKVKAIREMPAPRTEKEVRGFLGRLNYISRFISHMTATCGPIFKLLRKEQGIVWTEDCQKAFDSIKKYLLEPPILIPPVEGRPLIMYLTVLENSMGCVLGQQDETGRKEHAIYYLSKKFTECESRYSMLEKTCCALAWAAKRLRHYMINHTTWLVSKMDPIKYIFEKPALTGRIARWQMLLSEYDIEYRSQKAIKGSILADHLAHQPLEDYRPIKFDFPDEEIMYLKMKDCDEPLFGEGPDPDSVWGLIFDGAVNVYGNGIGAVLLTPKGAHIPFTARLRFDCTNNIAEYEACIMGIEEAIDLRIKNIEIYGDSALVINQIKGKWETLHAGLIPYRDYARRLLTFFNKVELHHIPRDENQMADALATLSSMIKVNHHNDVPLISVKFLDRPAYVFAVEAVFDDKPWFHDIKVFLQTREYPPGASNKDKKTLRRLSSNFFLNGDILYKRNFDTVLLRCVDKYEADLLIHEIHEGSFGIHPNGHTMAKKILRAGYYWMTMESDCYKHTRKCHKCQIYADKIHVPPTTLNLLSSPWPFSMWGIDMIGRIEPKASNGHRFILVAIDYFTKWVEAASYANVTKQVVVKFIKNHIICRYGIPNRIITDNGTNLNNKMMKELCDDFKIEHHNSSPYRPQMNGAVEAANKNIKRIVQKMVVTYKDWHEMLPFALHGYRTSVRTSTGATPFSLVYGMEAVLPVEVEIPSLRVLMEADLSEAEWVQNRYDQLNLIEEKRMTALCHGQLYQKRMKQAFDKKVRPREFKEGDLVLKKIFSFQPDSRGKWAPNYEGPYVVKRAFSGGAMTLQTMDGEELPRPVNTDAVKKYFV; from the exons ATGGATTATCTTGAGCAGGAAAATCGGGTACTTCGTGAAGAAATGACAGTCATGCAGACTAGGATGGACGAGATGGctgaattaataaaaacaatggcAGAAACTCAGACTCAAGCTCAAGCACAGATTCAAGCACAAGCGCAAGCATTGGCACAAGCGCAAACTCAAGCTCAGGCCGTAACAGAAGCGCAGGCCCGATCACAAGCACCTCCACCCCCTCCTCCCATCAGAACTCAGGCCGAGGCGTCTTCTTCTTGGACACTATGTGCTGACACTCCAACGCAGTCCGCTCCGCAACGTTCCGCGCCTTGGTTTCCACCTTTCACTGCTGGGGAGATATTTCGTCCTATCACTTGTGAAGCTCAGATGCCCACTCACCAGTACACGGCTCAAGTACCCCTACCTGCCATGAGGGTCACTCCAGCCACCATGACCTACTCAGCACCTGTGATACATACAGTCCCGCAAACTGAAGAACCTATCTTTCATTCAGGGAATGTAGAGGCTTACGAGGAAGTAAACGACCTACGAGAAAAGTATGATGAACTACGCCGAGACATGAAAGCCCTCCGTGAAAAAGGGAAATTTGGGAAGACTGCGTACGATCTCTGTTTGGTACCGAGTGTGCAGGTACCTCACAAATTCAAGATTCCAGACTTCGAGAAATACAAAGGGAGTTCTTGCCCTGAGGAACATCTAAAAATGTATGTGAGAAGGATGCCTGCGTATGCCCAAGATGATCAGATTCTTATTTACTACTTCCAAGAAAGCTTGACCGGCCCTGCTTCAAAGTGGTACACAAACCTAGACAAAACAAGGGTTCAAACTTTCCGTGACCTTTGCGAAGCTTTCGTGGAACAGTACAGTTACAATGTAGACATGACTCCGGACCGAAGTGATCTCCAAGCCATGACTCAGGGAGATAAAGAGACGTTCAAAGAGTATGCCCAACGGTGGAGAGACaccgctgcccaagtcagccCACGAATTGAGGAGAAAgagatgaccaagctcttcCTAAAAACtttgaatcatttttattacaaaaagatGGTCGGGAGTACACCAAAGAGCTTCGCggagatggttggtatgggaGTACAGTTAgaagaaggagtccgagaaggacgcTTAGTAAAGAATACAACTCCTGCCAGTGGGACCAAGAAGACCGGGAACCATTTCCCGAGGAAGAAAGAACAAGAAGTCGGTATGGTGACTCATGGAGGGcctcaacaaacttatccagccTATCAACACATTGCTGCCATCACACCCACCTCTCACCCTTTTCAACAAACGAATAACCATCCTCAAATACCGCAATATCCTCAAATACCACAATATCCTCAATTCCCACAAAATCCTTCACCACAAAATGTCCAACCACAAAATgtccaacaacaaaatttccaacaacaaccataccaacaacAACTATACCAACAGCAACCATACCAACAATACCCATATCAACAATACcctcaacaaaatttccaacaacaacctTATCAACAACGCCCACAACAACCTCGACCACCAAGAATGCCGATTAACCCAATACCAGTCACCTATGCAGAATTACTTCCCGGCTTACTCAAGAAAAACCTTGTCCAAACCAGAACAGCTCCTCCTATCCCAGAAAAACTACCATCTTGGTATAGACTTGACCAGACTTGTGACTTCCATGAAGGGGGCCGTGGCCATAACATTGAAACTTGTTATGCCTTTAAAAGCACAGTGCAGAGGTTGATCAATGATGGAAAAATAACTTTCACAGACTCGGCGCCAAATGTTCAAACAAACCCATTGCCGAATCATGGTGCCGCAACAGTCAACATGATCGAAGATTGTCAAAAGACTCGTCCCATTCAGGATGTTCAACATATCAGAACACCCTTGGTTCCGTTACATGCCAAGTTATGCAAAGTCGACCTTTTTGAGCATGATCATGATCTCTGTGAAATATGCCTTATGAACTCCAGAGGATGTCAAAAAGTAAGAAATGATATTCAGGGGCTTCTGGACCGAGGAGAGCTTGTAGTCGAAAGGAAGTGTGATGATGTGTGTGTAATAACTCCCGAAGGACCTTTGGAGGTATTTTATGACAGTCGAAAGTCAACTATCACCCCTCTGGTGATCTGCTTACCGGGTCCACTGCCATATGCTTCTGAAAAAGCcattccatacaaatacaatgccacCATGATTGAAGAGGGTCGTGAGGTTCCAATACCGCCTTTGTCTAGTGTGGATAATATTGTTGAAGACAGTAGAGTTCTGAGAAATGGGCGCGTTGTTCCCATAGTGTTCCCAAAGAAGATTGATGCTACAATAAACAAGGAGGTTCGGACTAAAGATGCTGGTATCGCCAAAGAAGTGGATCAACCCAATGGGGCTGGTACAAATGCAGAGTTTGATGAGATTCTCAAGTTAATAAAGAAGAGCGAATACAAGGTTGTTGACCAACTGATGCAGACTCCATCCAAAATATCCATAATGTCTTTATTACTAAATTCTGAGGCCCATAAAGATGCATTAATGAAGGTCCTAGAACAAGcttttgtggattatgatgtaacGGTGGGTCAGTTTGGCGGAATAGTAGGGAACATCACCGCGTGCAACAACTTGAGTTTCAGTGACGAAGAGCTCCCAGCAGAAGGAAGGAACCACAATCGGGCGCTACATATATCTGTGAACTGTAAAACCGATGCTTTGTCAAATGTACTGGTGGATACTGGATCATCTTTGAATGTGTtgtccaaaacaacttatacccAACTCGCTTACCAAGGCGCACCTTTAAGGCAAAGTGGGGTAATGGTGAAAGCTTTTGATGGCTCGAGGAAGGATGTCCTTGGTGAGGTGGTTCTACCTATCACAGTTGGGCCACAAGTCTTCCAAGTTAATTTTCAAGTCATGGACATTCAAGCTTCGTATAGTTGCCTACTAGGTCGACCCTGGATTCACGAGGCAGGGGCTGTCACATCCACGCTGCATCAAAAGCTGAAGTTTGTAAAGAATGGGAAGCTAGTAACTGTAAACGGTGAAGAGGCTTTATTAGTGAGTCATTtgtcatctttctctttcattgggGCAGACGATGCCGAAGGGACACCTTTTCAAGGGTTTACTATAGAAGATAAGAATACCCAGAAGAATGAAGCCTCTATCTCGTCTCTAaaagatgctcagaaggtcATACAAGCAGGGGGGTCCACAAGCTGGGGAAAGCTGATAGAGCTTCCAGAAAACAAGCACCGAGAAGGTTTGGGTTTCTTCCCATCTACTAGTTTGTCCACAGCAAAGAAGGGCACTTTCCACAGTTCGGGCTTTATCCATGCAATCATTGAAGATGATCCTGAAAGTGTGCCACGAGGTTTTATAACACCAGGAGTATCCAGCCACAATTGGGTTGCCATAGATGTTCCTTTTGTTGCTCACTT ATTAGAAATCGACGAACCCGTTGAACAACATAACCCCATgatctctcccaactttgagttccctgtgtatgaagcggaggaagaagagaatgaagagaTCCCTGACGAAATCTCTCGACTACTCGAACAAGAGAAGAAGACCATTCAGCCTTATGGGGACGAACTAGAAGTGATTAATTTGGGCACCAAAGAGGACAAAAAAGAAATCAAGGTTGGGGCATCGCTCGAAACAAGTGTTAAAAAGCAGGTGATAGAGCTCCTCaaagaatatgttgatgtgtttgCCTGGTCCTACCAAGATATGCCGGGTCTAGACACTGATATTGTGGTACATCACCTACCTTTGAAACCTGAATGTCCGCCAGTCAAACAAAAATTGAGAAGAACACGTCCTGACATGGCtctcaaaatcaaagaagaggTACAGAAACAGATCGACGCTGGTTTCCTCATCACATCAAATTACCCCCAATGGTTAGCTAACATAGTTcctgttccaaagaaagatggtaaGGTCAGAATGTGTGTCGACTACCGTGATTTAAACAAAGCTAGCCCGAAAGACGACTTTCCTTTACCTCATATTGACGTGTTGGTTGACAGTACCGCCAAGTCTAAAGTCTTCTCATTCATGGATGGattctccggttataatcaaatcaagatggcacccgaagatagagagaaaacatcatttattaCACCTTGGGGCACTTTCTGTTACAAAGTAATGCCGTTCGGTTTAATCAATGCCGGAGCTACTTATCAGAGGGGGATGACTACTCTTTTCCACGATATGATACATAAAGAGATTGAGgtctatgtggatgatatgatagtCAAGTCGGTTACTGAAGAAGACCATGTCAAGTATCTACAGAAGATGTTCCAGCGCCTGAGGAAGTACAAACTTCGTCTAAATCCCAACAAATGCACTTTTGGTGTCAGATCCGGAAAGCTTCTAGGTTTCATTGTCAGCCAGAAAGGCATCGAAGTAGATCCTGACAAAGTCAAAGCCATCAGAGAGATGCCTGCTCCGAGAACAGAAAAAGAAGTAAGGGGTTTTCTTGGACGACTAAATTACATCTCCCGgttcatttctcatatgactgcaacttgTGGGCCGATATTCAAACTACTCCGCAAAGAACAAGGTATTGTGTGGACCGAAGATTGCCAGAAGGCTTTTGACAGCATAAAGAAGTACTTACTAGAACCACCGATTCTCATCCCTCCAGTTGAAGGaagacctttgatcatgtacCTAACAGTGTTAGAAAATTCCATGGGTTGTGTGCTCggacaacaagatgaaaccggaagaAAAGAGCAcgccatttattatttaagcaaGAAGTTTACTGAATGCGAATCTCGCTACTCCATGCTCGAGAAGACGTGTTGTGCTCTAgcctgggctgccaaacgcctccgtcattatatgattaatcacACTACTTGGCTGGTATCTAAAATGGATCCaatcaagtacatatttgagaagccCGCTTTGACAGGAAGGATTGCACGGTGGCAGATGCTACTATCTGAATATGATATCGAGTACCGTTCCCAgaaggcaatcaaaggcagtATCCTTGCTGATCACTTGGCTCACCAACCACTTGAAGACTATCGACCTATCAAGTTTGACTTTCCTGATGAAGAGATTATGTATCTAAAAATGAAAGACTGTGACGAGCCACTATTCGGAGAAGGTCCTGATCCGGATTCAGTgtggggtttgatatttgatggggcTGTCAATGTATACGGCAACGGCATAGGGGCAGTACTCCTTACTCCTAAAGGTGCTCACATCCCTTTCACAGCAAGACTCCGGTTTGACTGCACGAACAACATCGCTGAATATGAAGCCTGCATCATGggtattgaagaagccattgatctAAGAATCAAGAATATCGAAATATATGGAGATTCAGCTCTTGTAATCaaccagatcaaaggaaaatgggaaACTCTTCACGCAGGACTAATACCTTATCGAGACTATGCAAGACGTTTATTGACCTTCTTCAACAAAGTGGAATTACATCATATTCCTCGGGATGAGAATCAGATGGCGGATGCCTTGGCTACTTTGTCTTCAATGATCAAGGTGAATCATCACAATGACGTGCCACTAATCAGTGTCAAATTCCTTGATAGACCCGCTTATGTGTTTGCCGTTGAAGCAGTTTTCGACGATAAACCTTGGTTCCATGATATTAAGGTGTTTCTCCAAACTCGAGAGTATCCTCCTGGAGcatccaacaaagataagaaGACTCTCAGAAGATTATCTAGTAATTTCTTCCTGAATGGGGATatcttgtacaaaagaaactttgaCACAGTCTTGCTCAGATGTGTAGACAAATATGAAGCTGATTTATTGATACATGAAATACACGAAGGATCCTTCGGAATTCATCCTAATGGGCACACAATGGCTAAAAAGATATTGCGAGCAGGCTACTACTGGATGACAATGGAATCAGATTGCTACAAGCATACCAGAAAGTGTCACAAGTGTCAGATATACGCCGACAAGATTCATGTGCCGCCAACTACGCTCAATTTACTTTCTTCTCCGTGGCctttctctatgtggggcatcgacatgatcggAAGGATTGAGCCCAAAGCTTCAAATGGACACCGTTTTATCTTAGTGGCTATTGACTACTTCACTAAGTGGGTTGAGGCCGCATCGTATGCTAATGTGACCAAACAAGTGGTggtcaaatttatcaagaatcatATCATTTGTCGTTATGGCATCCCCAACCGGATCATCACCGACAACGGAACAAATCTAAAcaacaagatgatgaaagaattgtgTGATGATTTCAAGATCGAACACCATAACTCTTCACCTTACAGACCTCAAATGAATGGTGCTGTCGAAGCTGCGAACAAGAATATAAAgaggattgtccagaagatggtggtgACTTATAAAGATTGGCATGAAATGCTTCCCTTTGCATTACATGGATATCGTACTTCTGTACGCACATCAACAGGGGCAACTCCTTTTTCCCTGGTATATGGCATGGAGGCAGTACTCCCTGTAGAAGTCGAAATTCCATCATTGAGAGTCTTAATGGAGGCTGACTTATCGGAAGCTGAATGGGTTCAGAATAGATACGACCAGTTGAATCTAATTGAAGAAAAGCGCATGACAGCCCTATGTCACGgacaattatatcaaaaaaggatgaagcaggcctttgacaagaaagttcgtCCCCGTGAGTTTAAAGAAGGTGATCTCGTGCTCAAAAAGATTTTCTCTTTCCAACCAGACTCCCGAGGCAAGTGGGCTCCTAATTATGAAGGTCCGTATGTTGTTAAAAGAGCCTTCTCAGGTGGTGCCATGACTCTACAAACCATGGACGGTGAAGAACTTCCACGACCTGTGAACACGGacgcagtcaagaaatactttgtctaa